TTGGAGATCGCTTCTTGCGATTCATTTGCATCAAGAGTTACTCCTTCGCCAAAATCTATAACACCATCCAATGCGGTACCGTCAGAAAATTTCCAACTTACCCCTGCATCATAGATTGCATTATTTGGGCATTCTGGTTCACATGCCCCACAATTTATACACTCGTCAGTAATTTTAATTGCCATTTATGTCCTTACAATAAAATAATAAACTAATTTTGCACTTTCAAAGTTAGTACTAATGCTATACACTGTAAAATAAAAGTATACAAAATTAGTAGTTATTTACTTTGATATGGCAAATATACAGCAAAAAAACTACAGAATAATTCTAAATAGCAAGATTTTGACAAGAGAAACTAGAATATCAGCATTTGTAAAATTAGGAGAATACCTTAAATCTAAAGAACTCAGAGAGTCTCCATTTTTAGAAAACATAGTACATAGAAATGCCTGGTATACAAGAGATAATGTATTGCAACAGATCGATGCCATTTCTTCAAATTTGACTAGCGATAAACTTGAGAATTGGTTAAGAGAGGTCCCTAATCATAATATTGATAAATCTGTAGGTTTAGTATTAGCAGGAAACCTGCCTTTGGTTGGGTTTCATGATATTATGACGGTATTATTAGCAGGTTTTAAGGCTCAAATCAAAGTTTCGTCGGATGATGCTGGTCTCACGAAGTTTATTTTAGACCATTTATTTGAAATTGAACCTCTATTTAAAGAAAGGGTTCAATTTGTAGAGAAATTGGAGCATTATGATTTAGTCATAGCAACTGGCAGTAATAACTCTGCCAGATATTTTGAATATTATTTCGGGAAGAAACCAAATATAATCAGGAAAAACCGAAACTCAATTTCTGTTCTTTCTGGACATGAGACTGCTGAAGAATTAAAGGATTTGGGGCATGATATTTTTGACTATTTTGGTTTAGGATGTCGTTCCGTATCCAAAATATTTTATTCCATTGGATTACAATATTCCAAACTTGTTGGATAATTTCGAATCTTTTCAAGGCATAAAAGATCATACAAAATATAACAATAACTATGATTTCAATAAATCTATTTATTTAATTAATAGGAATAAGCATTTTGACAATGGTTTTTTACTTTTAAAAGAAGATGAGAGCTTGGCCTCTCCCCTTGCTGTTGTACACTTTGAATATTATGATTCGATAGAAAAAGTAGAAGAATATATTAATTCTCATCGAGATGAGATTCAATGTGTGACTACGGAAATGGATTTAAACAACATTGATGTTCCTGTTTTTCCATTGGGATCGAGCCAACATCCTTCTTTAGATGATTATGCGGATAATATCAACACTTTATCATTTTTACTGAATAACCAATAATTAGCTTTTATTGCCGTTATATGAGTATGAATTCGTAAAAAATTATAATTTTGTTTGACTATGTATGTTATAAAAGTTAAAGGTGTTGCAAAAATCCCGGATTATGTTCAGTTGCGGGACGATTCATTTACACTTTTGGCATATTTCCGCGTGGATAGGCCAGACAAATCATTAGATAAAATCGGCTTAGGTGACAGAGCAGACTATATTATGGATATAGTTAAGGAGTTACCTTTCGGCCAAATTAAGAAAATCGACTTATAAATACCATGAGAGAAACGAATACAGTTATCAAACTTAAACATGTAGATATCTATCAACAAAAACATCTTGTACTTTCTGACGTGAACCTTGATATCGCACAAGGAGAGTTCCTATACTTAATAGGGCAATCGGGTTCAGGTAAGAGTAGTTTATTAAAAATCATTTATGGTGATTTATATATTGCTACAGGAGAAGGCATGATAGCTGGTTTTGATTTAAAGAAACTTCACGAGAATGATGTTCCATATCTAAGGCGCAAGCTTGGTATTGTCTTTCAAGATTTTCATTTATTGAATGACCGTACTGTTGAGAAGAACTTAGAATTTGCTTTAAAAGCTACTGGCTGGAGGGAAAAAGCTCAGATTGAGAATAGGATTATTGATGTTTTGGAAAAAGTAGGTCTTCGTTCAAAATTGAAGAAAATGCCTCATGAATTATCCGGTGGTGAGCAGCAACGTGTTGTTATTGCTAGGGCTTTATTGAACAATCCTGAAATCATATTGGCGGATGAGCCGACAGGGAATTTGGATCCTGCTACTTCCGAGGAGATTGTTTTATTATTACGTGATATTGCTGCTTCAGGCACTGCTGTTTTGATGGCGACTCACGATTACCAAATTATAAGAAATATGCCTGCACGCATCCTCAAAACCGCTGATGGTGCGTTGCATGACAATGTCAGCATCTAATTCTGACAATAGCACATTCTATCCGACAATATTGCTAGTGTTTTACGCAAACACTGACAGCCTGTCGGATTTTTTTTGTTGGCAAAAAATTGATGTTATCGAAGTTAAGGTTACACAAACAATATTATAGGAGATGATAAACGAGAACGAGAATATTCAAGATCCAGAAATGAACAATTCGGAGGAGAATGTAGAACAAGGCACTTCAGCGACAGATGAACTAACAAATAAACTAAATGAATCAAACGACAAATATGCTCGTTTGGTTGCTGAGTTTGACAACTATAAGAAAAGAACAGCAAAAGAAAAGATTGATTTAATGCAATCTGCTGGAAAAGATGTAATCCTAAAATTATTACCTGTTGTGGATGATTTCGACCGTTCCTTGAGTTTCATGAAAGATGTTCCAGAGGATGATCCGATGAAGCAAGGAATAGACTTGGTTTACCACAAATTGAAAAAAACAATGGAACAACTTGGAGTTAGGGAGATTGATGTTGTTGGACAACCATTCGATCCTGAATTCGAAGAAGCCATTACCTTAATACCTGCACCTACCCCAGATTTAAAAGATAAGGTTATTGATGTTATAGAAAAAGGATATACTTTAAATGACAGCGTAATCAGATTTGCAAAAGTAGTAGTAGGTCAATAAATATAAAAGATGTCAAAAAGAGATTATTATGATGTTCTTGGTGTTAGCAGAACTGCTGAAGTTACTGAGATCAAAACATCTTATCGTAAATTAGCTATAAAATATCACCCGGATAAGAATCCAGGCGACAAAGAGGCTGAGGACAAATTTAAAGAAGCTGCTGAAGCCTATGAGGTATTAAGCAATCCTGAGAAAAGAAGGCGTTATGATCAGTTTGGCCATGCGGGTAATTCTGCATCTGGCTACGGTGGTGGCGGCATGAACATGGATGATATCTTCAGTCAGTTTGGCGATATATTCGGTGGCGGCAATCCTTTTGAAAGTTTCTTTGGTGGTGCTGGTGGTTCACGCGGTGGCCGTAGAGTTCAAAGGGGCACAAACCTTAGGATTAAGGTTAAGTTGACATTGGAGGAGATTGCTAAAGGAGTTGAGAAAAAAGTTAAAGTCAACAAACAAGTAAAATGTAATACTTGTGATGGTACTGGCGCAAAGGACAAAAACTCTTACCATACCTGTAATACTTGTGGCGGATCAGGATCTGTAAGGCGTGTGACCAATACCATATTAGGTCAAATGCAAACAACTAGTACTTGTCCAACATGTAATGGTGAAGGAGTTGAAATTACTGCGAAATGTACTTCATGTAAAGGTGAAGGATTAGTACGCGGAGAAGAAACAATTTCGATCAATATTCCGGCAGGTGTAAGTGAGGGCATGCAGCTTTCTATGAGTGGCAAAGGAAATGCTGCGCCTAGAGGCGGTATTCCTGGAGATTTAATCATCCTTGTTGAAGAAGTACCTCATGAAACATTGAAACGTGATGGAATCAATGTTATTTATGATTTATATATAAATTTTGCTGACGCGGCATTGGGCACAAGCGTTGAAATTCCTACTATAGATGGCAAAGCAAAAATAAAAATCGAACCAGGTACTCAAGGTGGAAAAATTCTTCGCCTAAAAGGTAAAGGTCTTCCGGAGGTTAATTCATATCATAAAGGCGATCAATTAGTCTATGTGAATGTTTGGACACCAAAGACAGTTTCGAAAGAAGAAAAAGAACTTCTTGAAAAATTGAAAAATTCGGCAAACTTTAAACCCCAACCAGGGAAAAGTGAAAAATCATTCTTTGAAAGAATCAAAGAGTATTTTGAGTAGTGCTTAACTTAGACAGTAGACAATAGACATAAGACATTAGACTCTAGATAGTCTGAAACACTTTTTATGTTAATGTATTAAATATATTTTGGAAGGAATCAGTATCTGATTCCTTCCATTTTTTTATGAACAAAAAGGCATGGAATAATTCCATGCCTCTATTTTTTTGAGCTGAAGGAAGAAGCATTCAACAGATTACTTCTTCTTTATATTTACTACTAAGACATAAAAATATATCAAACTATATACTGTCTTATGTCTTGTGTCTTATGTCTTATGTCTTATGTCTAAAGACTACTATAAAACGGCTTGTCTAATTTTCATTAATTTTTCCAAGAGTCCATCCAAAAGATCAAGGTGCAGCATATTTGCTCCATCGGATTTTGCATTTGCAGGATCGGGGTGAGTTTCAATAAATAGTCCGTCAGCACCTACAGCGATTGCAGCTTTAGCGATTGTTTCGATCAATTCTGGCTTCCCTCCTGTTACACCAGAGCTTTGGTTTGGCTGTTGTAAAGAGTGAGTACAGTCCATCACTGTTGGCACATTGAAGGATTTCATTACTGGAAACCCTCTATAGTCTACAATTAAATCTTGGTATCCGAATGTATTTCCTCTGTCAGTGAGGATTACTTTTTCATTACCAGCATCTTGAACCTTTTCGACTGCAAATTTCATTGATTCAGCAGAAAGGAACTGTCCTTTTTTAATATTCACGACTTTGCCAGTTTCCGCAGCAGCATTCAACAGATCAGTCTGTCTACAAAGGAATGCTGGGATTTGCAGCACATCGACGTATGCAGCTGCCATTGCAGCTTCCTGACTTTCATGAATATCAGTTACCGTGGGAACTCCAAAGGTTTTTCCAATCTTTTCCAGAATCTTTAGTGCTTTTTCATCACCAATTCCAGTAAAAGAATTTCCCTTAGATCGATTTGCTTTGCGGTAAGATCCTTTGAAAATATAAGGGATACTATATTTGTCAGTGATCGTGACAATTTTTTCAGCAATTCGCATTGCTATTTCCTCACCTTCTATAGCACATGGACCAGCCATT
The Sphingobacterium daejeonense genome window above contains:
- a CDS encoding acyl-CoA reductase, with translation MTRETRISAFVKLGEYLKSKELRESPFLENIVHRNAWYTRDNVLQQIDAISSNLTSDKLENWLREVPNHNIDKSVGLVLAGNLPLVGFHDIMTVLLAGFKAQIKVSSDDAGLTKFILDHLFEIEPLFKERVQFVEKLEHYDLVIATGSNNSARYFEYYFGKKPNIIRKNRNSISVLSGHETAEELKDLGHDIFDYFGLGCRSVSKIFYSIGLQYSKLVG
- a CDS encoding fructose-6-phosphate aldolase encodes the protein MYVIKVKGVAKIPDYVQLRDDSFTLLAYFRVDRPDKSLDKIGLGDRADYIMDIVKELPFGQIKKIDL
- the kdsA gene encoding 3-deoxy-8-phosphooctulonate synthase; translated protein: MINKYLPNIKNGSSSSFFLMAGPCAIEGEEIAMRIAEKIVTITDKYSIPYIFKGSYRKANRSKGNSFTGIGDEKALKILEKIGKTFGVPTVTDIHESQEAAMAAAYVDVLQIPAFLCRQTDLLNAAAETGKVVNIKKGQFLSAESMKFAVEKVQDAGNEKVILTDRGNTFGYQDLIVDYRGFPVMKSFNVPTVMDCTHSLQQPNQSSGVTGGKPELIETIAKAAIAVGADGLFIETHPDPANAKSDGANMLHLDLLDGLLEKLMKIRQAVL
- a CDS encoding nucleotide exchange factor GrpE, whose protein sequence is MINENENIQDPEMNNSEENVEQGTSATDELTNKLNESNDKYARLVAEFDNYKKRTAKEKIDLMQSAGKDVILKLLPVVDDFDRSLSFMKDVPEDDPMKQGIDLVYHKLKKTMEQLGVREIDVVGQPFDPEFEEAITLIPAPTPDLKDKVIDVIEKGYTLNDSVIRFAKVVVGQ
- the dnaJ gene encoding molecular chaperone DnaJ; amino-acid sequence: MSKRDYYDVLGVSRTAEVTEIKTSYRKLAIKYHPDKNPGDKEAEDKFKEAAEAYEVLSNPEKRRRYDQFGHAGNSASGYGGGGMNMDDIFSQFGDIFGGGNPFESFFGGAGGSRGGRRVQRGTNLRIKVKLTLEEIAKGVEKKVKVNKQVKCNTCDGTGAKDKNSYHTCNTCGGSGSVRRVTNTILGQMQTTSTCPTCNGEGVEITAKCTSCKGEGLVRGEETISINIPAGVSEGMQLSMSGKGNAAPRGGIPGDLIILVEEVPHETLKRDGINVIYDLYINFADAALGTSVEIPTIDGKAKIKIEPGTQGGKILRLKGKGLPEVNSYHKGDQLVYVNVWTPKTVSKEEKELLEKLKNSANFKPQPGKSEKSFFERIKEYFE
- a CDS encoding 4Fe-4S dicluster domain-containing protein — protein: MAIKITDECINCGACEPECPNNAIYDAGVSWKFSDGTALDGVIDFGEGVTLDANESQEAISNEVYYIVSDKCTECVGFHDEPQCAAVCPVDCCVEDEDVRESEDELLAKKAWLHAE
- a CDS encoding cell division ATP-binding protein FtsE, whose translation is MRETNTVIKLKHVDIYQQKHLVLSDVNLDIAQGEFLYLIGQSGSGKSSLLKIIYGDLYIATGEGMIAGFDLKKLHENDVPYLRRKLGIVFQDFHLLNDRTVEKNLEFALKATGWREKAQIENRIIDVLEKVGLRSKLKKMPHELSGGEQQRVVIARALLNNPEIILADEPTGNLDPATSEEIVLLLRDIAASGTAVLMATHDYQIIRNMPARILKTADGALHDNVSI